The window ATTCGTTAGAGAAAAAGTTATTCCAATAAGTAGACCACAATGTAAAAGAGCCATATTTCTGATTTCTGACGGAGTAAACAATTGGGCAGGAGACCCAATAATAGAAGCAGAAGAActaaagaaagagaaaggatTAGAAATTTACACTATAGCCTTTGGAGTTGGGCAGCAAGGTAGAAGAGTTGACACGAAAGCACTGGAAACACTCGCATCCAATTCCAATTATCATTTTAAAGTGAGAAACGCATCTACCATAAGAGATGAATTGAAAAAGGGatttacaacaaaatttggTAAGAATCTGTGTAATACGTGCACTATTGGTAGAACAATTTTTTACGGCGCCTGTTTTAGACTTTTGCAAAACTTGTGGTAGAGCCGTCGCTCCAAAGTGTAGAAATCAACACCATGGCGTGTGTCTTTCGGAAACAGGTGCGTGGCCTTGGGTGGTTGCCATTTACAGGATTGAACGAAGAAACCCCGTTTTTCATTGCGGAGGAGTTGTGATTAGCGAATGCATGATTTTGACCGCAGCTCACTGTCTCGTTGGTCGCAAAATTGAGGAACTCGTAGTTGTTGTCGGAGACACGCAGCGGTTTGTAAAAGAATTTAGCGAGAAAACATACACAATTAAACAAGTGCTCATACATCAGGAATATGATGCAGTCTCTTTTAATCGAGACATCGCTCTGCTAAAGTTGAATTGCAATTGCACGTGCTCTCCATACGTACGAAGAGTTGATTACCAACTGCACAGGACAATATCTACTACCGTCCGGGGACCCACTGTATAGTAGCAGGATGGGGAGCTACGGAAAGAAGAAAACTAGGCGGAATTTCGAGTCCAAAATCGACAGCCATGAAAGAACTTCATCTTCCTATTGCAGACAAAACTATTTGCATAGAAAGCACTTCAGCTCAATATAGAGAAGATGTCACAAACCATACAGTTTGCGCTGGAGACGCTAGTGGGAACAATAACCCTAGCGATTGTGATTCAGGAGAACCTCTCTTTTGTAAACGCGAAAGACAATGTGATATCGAAGAGGAGAGTTATGTTGTCGTAGGAATAGCCGGTTGGGGAGAAGGATGTGGACAGCAGGGAAAGTACGGCATATTTACACACTTGCTGAATCTGATGGATTGGGTAAAAGATGTGATGAACATGAACAAATGCCCGTTAGCACCCGACGGCGCAGAAGAAGACTTGTGCCCTAAACCTCCAATCAAACTATACTGATTATAGTACAGCGTTTAGTAAAAGACCGAGAATGGTGTTGCATGTTTTTGTGATTAGTAGACGTAGAATATTCAGTTTGATTATGCAGGTTTGTTCACTTCGTGCAACAGTTAGTGGTGCAGAGCTGTTTGTAATTGCGTCAGAAAAAATTACGTTAATGACAACATTGAAAATTTCTTAGCCCAATGTCGTAGTTTTAAGTTTATTAGTTAAAAACTAATTGTTAGATTTAGTGCTCAGACTGCAATTGTAGGGGCAGGCAGCCTAAGGTTACAATTGTATATCTGATCCGCTTGAAAACTCCGAGAATCGGTTCAACACGTCTTGTTGTCTACCTACTTCCTCTGCGGTATCGCATACGGGACATATGATTTGCAAGTACATCATATAGAATTTAGCGGTACCGTATATGGGATTTGAAATTCTTAGACAAGGGTAGACTCCAAATATTGttcacaacaacagcagctgctTACATATTGCGACCCCAATCCTACT of the Corticium candelabrum chromosome 2, ooCorCand1.1, whole genome shotgun sequence genome contains:
- the LOC134198299 gene encoding anionic trypsin-like — its product is MKELHLPIADKTICIESTSAQYREDVTNHTVCAGDASGNNNPSDCDSGEPLFCKRERQCDIEEESYVVVGIAGWGEGCGQQGKYGIFTHLLNLMDWVKDVMNMNKCPLAPDGAEEDLCPKPPIKLY